A part of Gambusia affinis linkage group LG19, SWU_Gaff_1.0, whole genome shotgun sequence genomic DNA contains:
- the tcf20 gene encoding transcription factor 20 isoform X2: MQNFSNSPAPPSIPPGFSGRSVGGPPYPPQPVEPQISPRMMEDYVGMQQQSIHRGHHHPSQASHMLAYGVRNRGALEPPPTQGNVHAGNNNNPYRKEAMEFYFSMGGKDRHRRGGMGYGGSFGYPGIDGHIPHQYRHPGSSSVTSSGLMSPYPVDYGSSASSGGAAGAFSPSHQYNMNQNPVMQSVPGSQMQQRQHGQSFPPVHQAQQQRSYPHSGHRMTPQYHYSPQGGASTGSSGMYSPPLQRYLDGAANSSFDPKVNSSPSVNTSSNSVSNTGTANNVGPVENVQQSYPASNYSGYLPQSHSLHKQATLQHRNSQHSLGVGFDGSLKMPHQGPSAGGIFAKHHQTSNPSIAQPSSQEIAKSPMHSNAQQTQMNQNFSPISNPSPAASAVHSPSCSSSPSPLMGVSEALGNASNHGPPMSSTRSGHGHSRLLQTAPQLSPTPNSNSSVSSCGSSGSHKAHSLSAVGGSSLPPVGRNKMSQGSREEGSSVYSTSSLDRMQDAGLNSLNALSSQVANLPNTVQHMLLTDTVFSHKKRDGGQAPHAAHCVPPSQPRSRNLSAASSGSTVKDARAGDGAEEDSTLLPVGVPSGTKVEPEEQLAEGDRGRARQVSGASTGSEVMSYNPTQTQPGQACNVKILVPESQSKEAAETKTKETNIPSSAASPSSEGSLTVHSAPPVSSSPSSSSNIPPATTQNCVPETGLAYNDHRGGEIKKESEATAEKIQKVSSQMQQDGGVSAKNGQEKKSMLHSESKSQSKKEEEKQALEEQQNISSVGVIVSSHTDKSKHPQDNCVEERMPLSYSKEATSHNGDEGVDLSLYSSHHQKSNSGRSPNPPQTASHKYSYPESTYGSDLSMKNRVRAGTGSVMETNPRLFGYQLSQVGYSHVHPKDGSSSGVEMLVKRGHGAGSKAQDENSQMQQFPSLLQEVLQGYNLDKRYGRPEQTFPARHQAPQQFPSRHPLDIPEGLSYSAQIVKTTNQKHGSDPDFATDTQSLVKSEVSNAKILQNAEKPDMGVSQSHLVQTVDSQQPPAKHINLSDYSMPQRKTLSNVQELLLQEPEPLTLTSQTEPQKSGSTLAPSERRSVICDVSPNRRSTPEREREGGKQKEREKSQSAASVIQQPFSSPAAPSDLSKKDVIEKQVKMEMVHKESGNSQNENNGSQSEAEYHSKPPHLSSGVSADPYRRGTVDITPMPSHPVSMTALTSPTRHHSYLHGVDLSSGSSATFPYQYGDSREDNVMSRSNLQFSSHHPFHHLPPQSQSTSKLQMYPHARGPPHPPHDMSEWVKAINRPPKDMMMMQHGSSPGRHKVNQSEQRQRLIPPTDIQVEHTSKTQSVHHQNPYYDMKIWESTHPRREGARMMEGDTYYRAQPPPPPLPGPPPLASHSHVPTQLTHSHNAVKSEVSRGATEEARHTCPPPPSISSKPPSDTNTAQPQRPTKTGGSGDTNPLILRRRVRSFISPIPAKRLLQDAPQQRATTNSHHSPGAQSEPSHHNDDDSSTTEVPCPRLSSPQPGENSFLQPLSPSGGNTKVLAARKGRGLKLEAIVQKITPNIKKPAAPTDDESNHYPGFLHSDIPVFNESQDQDLANFPRVAGGEDSYMDESHSLNNMIPFRGVDETGPLPTSSFPCESHQSSQVKQQDFDFGLGATVASASGDKEDFALLGPLPPPPPLPRPVQGSPPPSSSALSDIQHFTNTYQQLETRRGEQSAANLLRQKLQESGMGFEDYPGSDYYGTTPPHQGHMLNRQHQMSSGRSSLSPTDSKPLENVVPKGYFPSGKKKGRPVGSVNKQKRAQTQVPVQAQAQIQPQSTALSVPPVPTTPPPPTPAPASTPPATQTPSSTSTPTIPTLSENTNTPPTAPSVLTQVVKADVESEDTQPETEAKQVRCRRRGVKVDGEALEARGRQRRRRRAPVPAAPPISKDEPDAPLGAMGSFSTNRGCPDPNRKGLFIPHIHVEKKIPEIGAVCTIVNAEDDKMKGERSAAGGKAGGVGIDSLLTSALSSQLSRRDRELEKRETDEVETTLQSGKALPSSGYVVTGSVITETNHSGRLLCCLCQKWANYKHLGDLYGPYYPAEYAAKLPKNQPQIRQCQPATGPNKTGPNLDTNALSTPQVTPTQFAQFNRPSSENDNFCSNPAERTAFTAPTEEMMMMMYMPGKLSNKTPLIWEKNPDLRPIPELKREPDLEDDQQQQQAQKQQPQQLTDDTQQRPQHRKLTSHPRFKRRHKSSEDSPRMVPSNSKASLPFQPPPPALDSLGPLAQLAQLPQMPMDPEELWVHEGCIVWTSGVYLVNGRLYGLQEALDGARETSCSFCEMVGSTLGCYSKGCTLRYHYLCAIEADCSLNEDNFSLRCPKHKVKKESLPRASGQPSQCMWSSQREAEGNWEKEEPDLGSWYLGQ; this comes from the exons atgcagaatttctCCAACAGCCCGGCTCCACCCTCAATCCCTCCTGGATTCAGCGGGAGGAGCGTGGGCGGACCGCCATATCCCCCTCAGCCAGTGGAGCCACAGATCTCTCCGAGGATGATGGAAGATTACGTCGggatgcagcagcagagcattCACAGAGGCCACCACCACCCGAGCCAAGCCAGCCACATGCTTGCGTACGGCGTGAGGAACAGAGGAGCTTTGGAGCCTCCACCAACACAGGGTAACGTCCACGCCGGCAACAATAACAACCCCTACAGGAAGGAGGCtatggagttttatttttcaatggGTGGAAAAGACAGACATAGGAGGGGAGGGATGGGCTATGGGGGAAGTTTTGGGTATCCCGGTATCGATGGACATATACCTCACCAGTATCGACATCCTGGATCCAGTTCTGTTACATCGTCTGGCCTGATGTCGCCATACCCAGTGGATTATGGCTCTAGCGCCAGTTCAGGGGGCGCTGCTGGAGCCTTCTCTCCTTCCCATCAGTACAATATGAATCAGAACCCTGTGATGCAGTCAGTTCCAGGCTCTCAAATGCAACAGCGCCAACATGGGCAGAGCTTTCCTCCTGTCCACCAGGCACAGCAGCAAAGAAGCTACCCACACTCCGGGCACAGGATGACCCCACAGTACCATTACTCTCCACAGGGGGGAGCATCCACAGGGTCATCTGGAATGTACAGCCCACCTCTGCAGAGATATCTGGATGGAGCTGCAAACAGCAGCTTTGATCCTAAAGTCAACAGTTCCCCAAGTGTCAACACTAGTTCCAATTCAGTCTCCAATACAGGCACTGCTAATAATGTGGGGCCTGTGGAGAATGTTCAGCAGAGCTATCCAGCTTCAAATTATTCCGGATATCTCCCACAGTCTCATTCACTTCACAAGCAAGCCACACTACAGCACAGAAACTCGCAGCACAGTTTAGGGGTTGGTTTTGACGGTTCTCTGAAAATGCCTCACCAGGGTCCGTCTGCAGGCGGCATTTTTGCAAAACATCATCAAACCTCCAACCCAAGTATAGCTCAGCCATCCTCCCAAGAAATAGCCAAATCCCCTATGCATTCTAATGCGCAGCAAactcaaatgaaccaaaacttTAGCCCGATATCAAACCCCTCCCCTGCTGCCTCTGCAGTTCATTCCCCCAGCTGTAGCTCTTCTCCTTCCCCTCTAATGGGGGTCTCTGAGGCACTTGGGAACGCCTCAAATCACGGCCCTCCCATGTCGAGCACCCGTAGCGGCCATGGCCACAGTCGGCTACTGCAGACCGCACCTCAGTTGAGTCCCACGCCCAACTCGAATAGCAGCGTCAGTAGTTGCGGCAGCAGCGGCAGCCACAAAGCTCACAGCCTGAGCGCAGTTGGGGGGAGCAGCCTACCTCCAGTGGGTCGAAATAAAATGAGCCAGGGATCCCGAGAGGAAGGCTCCTCTGTTTATTCCACTTCCTCTCTTGACAgaatgcaggatgccggcctgAACAGTCTCAATGCCTTGAGCTCCCAAGTAGCCAATTTACCGAACACAGTTCAGCACATGCTCCTCACTGACACGGTGTTCTCGCACAAGAAGAGAGACGGCGGGCAAGCGCCACACGCGGCGCACTGCGTGCCCCCATCGCAACCCAGGAGCCGGAATTTAAGTGCAGCCTCGAGCGGCAGCACAGTCAAAGACGCCAGAGCTGGTGACGGGGCAGAGGAAGACTCAACTCTGCTGCCTGTTGGAGTGCCGTCTGGGACCAAAGTGGAGCCAGAGGAGCAGCTGGCCGAGGGGGATCGGGGGAGAGCAAGGCAGGTGAGTGGTGCGAGCACTGGGTCTGAAGTTATGAGCTATAATCCAACCCAAACGCAACCTGGACAGGCATGTAATGTTAAAATACTCGTCCCCGAATCACAGTcaaaagaagcagcagaaactaaaacaaaagaaactaacaTTCCTTCATCAGCAGCATCTCCATCCTCTGAAGGTAGTCTAACTGTACATTCAGCACCACCAGTTTCCTcatccccctcctcctcttccaaTATTCCTCCTGCCACAACACAGAATTGTGTCCCAGAAACTGGTTTGGCATATAATGACCATAGAGGTGGggaaattaaaaaggaaagtgAAGCAACAGCTGAGAAAATACAGAAGGTCAGCAGCCAAATGCAACAAGATGGAGGAGTGAGTGCAAAAAATGgccaggaaaagaaaagcatgttGCACTCAGAGTCCAAGTCGCAAagtaaaaaggaagaagaaaagcaggcCTTAGAGGAACAGCAAAACATCAGTAGCGTTGGTGTGATTGTTTCAAGTCACACTGACAAAAGTAAGCATCCCCAAGACAACTGTGTGGAAGAGAGAATGCCACTCTCTTATTCAAAAGAAGCAACCAGTCATAATGGGGACGAAGGTGTAGATCTTAGTCTGTATTCGTCCCATCATCAAAAGTCAAACAGTGGTAGGTCTCCGAATCCTCCCCAGACTGCTTCGCATAAATACAGCTACCCAGAATCCACATATGGCTCAGATTTGTCTATGAAAAACAGAGTGAGGGCCGGCACAGGCTCTGTAATGGAAACAAACCCCAGATTATTTGGGTACCAGCTCTCGCAGGTCGGTTACAGTCATGTGCATCCAAAAGATGGGTCCAGTTCCGGGGTCGAGATGCTAGTGAAGAGAGGTCATGGGGCGGGGTCTAAAGCTCAGGATGAGAACTCACAGATGCAGCAATTCCCCAGTCTCCTGCAAGAAGTTCTTCAGGGTTACAATTTAGACAAACGCTATGGTAGACCGGAGCAGACGTTCCCTGCACGTCATCAAGCCCCACAACAGTTTCCATCTAGACATCCACTTGACATCCCTGAGGGTTTGTCTTACTCGGCTCAAATTGTAAAGACCACAAATCAGAAACATGGAAGTGATCCGGATTTTGCCACAGATACTCAGTCCTTAGTAAAGTCAGAGGTCTCTAATGCTAAGATTcttcaaaatgctgaaaaaccTGACATGGGTGTGTCCCAGAGCCATTTAGTACAGACTGTAGATTCCCAGCAGCCCCCAGCTAAACACATCAACTTATCTGACTACTCTATGCCGCAGAGAAAAACATTATCTAATGTACAAGAGCTCCTTTTGCAAGAGCCAGAACCGTTAACTCTCACGTCTCAAACCGAGCCCCAGAAATCAGGATCCACATTAGCCCCGTCGGAACGGCGATCCGTCATCTGCGACGTGTCGCCGAACCGACGTAGCACACCAGAGCGAGAAAGGGAGGGGGGGAAACAAAAGGAACGGGAGAAAAGTCAGAGTGCAGCCTCTGTAATCCAACAACCATTTTCTTCTCCAGCTGCACCAAGTGATCTCAGTAAAAAGGATGTTAtagaaaaacaagtgaaaatggAAATGGTGCACAAAGAGTCTGGAAATTCACAAAATGAGAATAATGGCAGTCAATCTGAGGCGGAGTATCATTCTAAACCTCCTCATTTGTCAAGTGGGGTAAGTGCTGACCCCTACAGGCGTGGCACTGTCGATATAACCCCCATGCCCTCACACCCTGTGAGCATGACTGCTTTGACCTCACCAACAAGGCATCACTCATATCTTCATGGAGTCGATCTTTCGTCCGGCAGCAGTGCTACATTTCCGTACCAATATGGAGACTCAAGAGAAGACAACGTGATGTCACGGAGTAATCTGCAGTTTTCCTCTCACCATCCTTTTCACCACTTACCTCCTCAGTCTCAATCCACCAGTAAACTTCAAATGTATCCGCACGCACGTGGCCCCCCACACCCTCCTCACGACATGAGTGAGTGGGTAAAAGCCATAAACAGGCCTCCGAAGGATATGATGATGATGCAGCATGGATCTTCTCCTGGGAGACACAAGGTTAACCAGTCAGAGCAGAGACAGCGATTAATCCCACCGACTGACATCCAAGTTGAACACACAAGCAAAACTCAGTCAGTGCATCATCAAAATCCTTACTATGATATGAAAATATGGGAGTCTACACATCCTAGGAGAGAGGGCGCTCGGATGATGGAGGGAGACACCTACTATAGAGCccaacctcctcctcctcctcttcctggcCCTCCTCCTCTAGCTTCACACAGTCACGTTCCGACACAACTGACTCACAGCCACAATGCTGTCAAATCCGAAGTATCCAGAGGAGCTACAGAGGAGGCCAGACACACCTGTCCACCTCCCCCATCCATCTCCTCTAAGCCTCCTTCAGACACAAACACCGCTCAGCCACAGCGTCCAACAAAAACCGGAGGTTCCGGAGACACAAATCCCCTGATTTTAAGAAGAAGGGTTCGCTCTTTCATATCTCCCATTCCTGCAAAAAGACTGCTCCAGGACGCACCTCAGCAGAGAGCCACTACAAACTCTCATCACTCCCCTGGAGCTCAGTCTGAGCCCAGCCATCACAACGACGATGATTCATCCACCACAGAGGTGCCATGTCCGCGGCTCTCCTCCCCACAGCCAGGTGAGAACAGCTTCCTACAACCGCTGTCTCCTTCAGGTGGTAACACCAAGGTTTTGGCTGCCAGAAAAGGACGGGGCTTGAAACTGGAGGCAATAGTGCAGAAAATTACCCCAAATATTAAAAAGCCAGCAGCACCTACCGATGATGAGTCAAATCATTACCCTGGTTTCTTGCACTCAGACATCCCAGTATTTAATGAGTCACAGGATCAAGACTTGGCAAATTTCCCCAGGGTTGCAGGAGGGGAGGATAGTTACATGGATGAAAGTCACTCATTAAACAACATGATTCCATTTAGAGGAGTTGATGAAACCGGGCCTTTACCCACATCCTCCTTCCCATGTGAATCCCATCAATCGTCTCAAGTCAAGCAGCAAGACTTTGACTTTGGTTTAGGGGCCACCGTGGCATCTGCATCAGGTGATAAGGAAGACTTTGCTTTGCTCGGCCCATTACCTCCTCCCCCACCTCTTCCCCGCCCGGTCCAGGGTTCTCCACCTCCGTCTTCATCCGCCCTTTCGGACATTCAGCATTTTACAAACACATACCAGCAGCTTGAGACTCGAAGGGGAGAGCAGTCTGCTGCTAACCTCCTTCGACAGAAACTCCAAGAATCTGGCATGGGATTTGAGGATTACCCTGGCAGCGACTACTACGGGACCACCCCGCCCCACCAAGGCCACATGCTGAACAGACAACATCAGATGTCCTCTGGAAGGTCCAGTCTGTCGCCGACAGACTCAAAGCCGTTGGAGAATGTTGTGCCCAAGGGCTATTTCCCATCTGGCAAGAAGAAGGGCAGGCCCGTTGGAAGCGTGAATAAGCAAAAACGGGCTCAAACCCAAGTCCCGGTGCAGGCCCAGGCTCAAATCCAACCACAGAGCACAGCTCTAAGTGTTCCTCCAGTTCCAACCACTCCACCCCCTCCAACCCCAGCGCCTGCCTCCACCCCACCAGCAACACAAACTCCCAGCAGCACATCAACCCCTACCATACCCACtctgtcagaaaacacaaacactcccCCAACAGCCCCCTCTGTTCTGACCCAAGTGGTGAAAGCTGACGTCGAGAGTGAGGACACGCAGCCAGAAACTGAGGCAAAACAGGTGCGATGCAGACGCAGAGGTGTGAAAGTCGACGGCGAGGCACTGGAGGCGAGGGGgcggcagaggaggaggagaagagcaCCGGTACCTGCGGCGCCACCCATATCTAAAGATGAGCCAGATGCACCTTTGGGGGCAATGGGGAGTTTTAGCACAAACAGAGGTTGCCCAGATCCAAATAGAAAAGGCCTGTTTATTCCTCACATCCACgtggagaaaaaaatacctGAGATCGGAGCTGTGTGCACTATTGTTAACGCCGAGGACGACAAAATGAAAGGAGAGCGCAGTGCAGCAGGAGGAAAAGCAGGAGGTGTTGGAATTGATTCGCTCCTGACCTCAGCGCTTTCCTCCCAGTTATCTCGGAGAGACAGAGAGTTGGAGAAGAGGGAGACGGATGAGGTGGAAACCACACTTCAGTCGGGCAAAGCACTTCCTTCATCTGGCTATGTCGTTACAGGGTCTGTGATCACAGAAACCAATCACTCCGGGCGCCTGCTATGCTGTCTGTGCCAGAAATGGGCAAACTACAAACATCTTGGAGATCTCTACGGGCCATACTATCCGGCTGAATACGCCGCAAAGCTCCCCAAGAACCAGCCCCAGATCAGACAGTGTCAGCCCGCTACAGGCCCAAACAAAACCGGACCAAATTTAGACACGAACGCTTTGAGTACACCTCAGGTCACACCAACACAGTTCGCTCAGTTCAACAGACCCTCATCTGAGAACGACAATTTCTGCTCAAACCCAGCAGAGAGAACTGCCTTCACAGCCCCAACAGaagagatgatgatgatgatgtatATGCCCGGAAAGCTCAGCAACAAAACGCCTTTAATCTGGGAGAAAAACCCCGATCTGCGACCTATCCCTGAGCTTAAAAGAGAGCCGGACCTGGAAGAcgaccagcagcagcaacaggcaCAGaagcagcagccgcagcagctgACAGACGACACTCAGCAGCGACCTCAGCACAGAAAGCTGACCTCACATCCCCGCTTTAAAAGGCGACACAAATCCAGCGAGGACTCCCCTCGGATGGTTCCATCCAACAGTAAGGCTTCCCTGCCTTTTCAGCCCCCTCCGCCTGCCTTGGACTCCCTGGGGCCCTTGGCACAACTCGCACAGCTGCCACAGATGCCCATGGACCCAGAGGAGCTGTGGGTGCATGAAGGATGTATAGTGTGGACAAGTGGAGTGTACCTCGTCAATGGGAGACTGTACGGCCTGCAGGAGGCACTAGATGGAGCCAGAGAAACT AGCTGCTCGTTCTGCGAGATGGTTGGCTCGACGCTGGGCTGCTACAGTAAAGGCTGCACTCTCCGCTACCACTACCTGTGTGCTATTGAAGCAG ACTGTTCTCTGAATGAAGATAACTTCTCGCTGAGGTGTCCGAAGCACAAGGTAAAGAAGGAGAg TTTACCCAGAGCATCCGGCCAGCCAAGCCAGTGTATGTGGAGCAGTCAGAGAGAGGCTGAGGGAAACTGGGAGAAGGAAGAGCCGGATTTGGGGAGCT